The following are encoded in a window of Haliotis asinina isolate JCU_RB_2024 chromosome 14, JCU_Hal_asi_v2, whole genome shotgun sequence genomic DNA:
- the LOC137260639 gene encoding uncharacterized protein, translated as MYNTHEYGVDIKNRSSILFRVKGCHDGYIRLYDGPDFGSAKNAYILLGGWGNDKCLMEPCSACSTRYSQRYPYLNCNEMRPMWVNWTGRLLSIGKGAYVGEQTFMFTVQQRDFDVQYFAVGSGWNVVFDWEFDGYPGNYFERVVPYGWSTRQMLSSVTASSMVNCIRSCQGRISCRSVSYQGTTITCQLYFERPRASDINPDNTWEIWMDRNL; from the exons ATGTACAACACACACGAATATGGCGTTGACATCAAGAATAGGTCATCAATTCTCTTCCGGGTCAAAGGGTGCCATGATGGTTACATACGACTGTATGATGGACCCGACTTCGGCTCAGCTAAGAACGCCTACATTTTGCTTGGTGGATGGGGAAATGATAAGTGTTTGATGGAGCCGTGCAGTGCTTGTTCAACCCGATACTCTCAAAGATACCCATACTTGAATTGTAACGAGATGAGGCCAATGTGGGTCAACTGGACTGGCAGATTGCTTAGCATCGGTAAAGGAGCTTACGTGGGAGAACAAACCTTCATGTTTACTGTCCAGCAGAGGGACTTTGACGTCCAGTATTTTGCAGTTGGATCTGGGTGGAACGTGGTATTTGACTGGGAATTCG ATGGCTACCCCGGGAATTACTTTGAGCGGGTGGTGCCTTATGGTTGGAGTACACGCCAAATGTTGTCTTCAGTGACGGCCTCCTCTATGGTAAACTGCATTAGAAGTTGTCAAGGCAGGATCAGCTGTAGGTCAGTCAGCTACCAGGGCACAACCATCACCTGTCAGTTATACTTTGAACGACCACGAGCCTCTGATATCAATCCTGACAACACTTGGGAAATTTGGATGGACAGAAATTTATGA